From a single Bacteroidia bacterium genomic region:
- a CDS encoding T9SS type A sorting domain-containing protein produces MHFRLLIFILFLPHFLLGQLPDIFVSSRGTHSVKRYNGNTGQYIGDFVTPNSGTLNSPQEVLFHPNGNLLVTGRFNNAVKIYNGQTGAYIGNFTKNYPLDNGTKMSWGPDGYLYISQWGITKSKVVRYDTLGNFIDEFTNANLNQAGGHAWDSAGNLYVAVHAEGLDGNVLKFDTAGILQEIFIPNGIVKGPIDVWFRGPDMLVQDLELGEIIIFDASDKTLLSKPATGLSGSEGHMYDPAGLLYLCEPGANQVKRYNIPNNTHETFINTGGLSYPNSITFGPGLMTAVEPGLSPSELTLQIFRETDQTVFFINSTIFTDARLTIFDVGGSEIAVPFSGNVSPGIHTFTWQNSHFPSGVYYYKLSTGKYSLAGKILLQ; encoded by the coding sequence ATGCATTTCAGACTACTGATTTTTATTCTGTTTCTACCTCATTTCCTTCTTGGACAGTTGCCCGATATCTTTGTAAGTAGCCGGGGAACCCACTCCGTCAAAAGGTACAATGGAAATACCGGCCAGTATATAGGAGATTTCGTAACCCCCAACTCAGGCACACTCAACTCCCCGCAGGAAGTACTTTTCCACCCCAACGGAAACCTCCTGGTAACCGGCAGGTTCAATAATGCCGTAAAAATCTACAATGGCCAGACAGGAGCCTACATCGGTAATTTCACCAAAAACTACCCGCTGGATAATGGCACAAAAATGAGTTGGGGACCTGACGGATACCTGTATATCAGTCAGTGGGGAATCACAAAAAGTAAAGTCGTACGCTACGATACCCTGGGTAATTTTATTGACGAATTTACCAACGCCAACCTCAATCAGGCAGGGGGACATGCCTGGGATAGTGCTGGCAATCTATACGTAGCCGTTCATGCAGAGGGACTTGACGGGAATGTACTGAAGTTTGATACCGCAGGCATTCTTCAGGAGATTTTTATCCCCAATGGCATAGTCAAAGGCCCTATTGATGTTTGGTTTCGCGGCCCGGACATGCTGGTTCAGGATCTTGAGCTTGGGGAAATCATTATTTTTGACGCCAGCGACAAAACGCTGCTTAGCAAACCGGCAACAGGTCTTTCAGGATCTGAAGGCCATATGTACGATCCGGCAGGTCTCCTTTATCTCTGTGAGCCCGGTGCAAATCAGGTAAAACGATACAATATTCCCAACAATACACACGAAACATTCATCAACACCGGCGGACTTTCCTACCCCAACAGCATTACTTTTGGCCCGGGCCTGATGACGGCCGTTGAACCAGGATTATCACCATCTGAACTTACCCTCCAAATTTTCAGGGAAACGGATCAAACCGTATTTTTTATAAATTCGACCATATTTACAGATGCCCGGCTAACCATTTTTGATGTAGGCGGCAGCGAAATCGCCGTACCTTTCTCTGGCAATGTTTCGCCGGGCATACATACCTTTACCTGGCAAAACAGTCATTTTCCTTCCGGAGTCTATTATTACAAACTATCTACCGGTAAATACAGCCTTGCCGGAAAAATCCTGCTTCAATAA
- a CDS encoding PAS domain S-box protein, whose amino-acid sequence MPGQTHYINRLIPASSLESLNRRSIFLLDTWSAVITDVAIFLILVLTGYGSVTVYVFLGIPLILHPLSIWFFHHKNRAVSVILFISTSVFLVVSAAIVLPAIRYESMMMLPIGLSSFLYLENKKIANRFFLTLCAIGITMLAIELFVESPPIVEGPFIIYNQIVILMIFIVIFTKLFNLTALYTNLLKDSENNAKNLVKSESRYRDLFENVNEGIVQIDKERRIIASNKAARELLEISGEYPVHVLDLIHPDENENASKYFKILKTEGRFSDFQSKFSFPSGKTKYLEVSSLGIFDENRKLIGSRDIIRDITAERESEIARTQTEEKYRSLFENNLYGIALLDQETRFLDFNKAFMDMMGYDQEELKAQSVVSLTEASHVNYSIRNFEKLVRKEVLSFTQEKEYVRKNGDHFHAIAAVKGIYDASGNFISAIATVQDITERIWQEKIIRKQVTNLNEKNLELEKYITSNLELENFAYIASHDLQAPIRSIISFTQLLHRTMGDKLNEEEKEYMGFILSASNNMYNLIRDLLTLSRVNTTKIRLEKLNLQKIISDIKLELKPVIDEKNATIHIGQCPLDIRGDRTKIYQLFQNLLTNAMKFQTKGKRPEIEVSCETRPDDWLFCIKDNGIGIPEEYQEKIFLLFRRLHNNHHFEGTGIGLALCKKIVAQHNGRIWVTSTPGDGSQFYFTIAKDIEADLNT is encoded by the coding sequence ATGCCTGGACAAACGCATTATATCAATAGGCTAATCCCTGCAAGCTCTTTAGAATCCCTCAACAGAAGATCTATATTTTTATTAGACACGTGGAGCGCTGTCATTACCGATGTAGCAATATTCCTGATTTTAGTGCTTACCGGATACGGAAGTGTTACAGTATATGTTTTTTTGGGAATCCCGTTGATTCTCCATCCGCTGAGCATCTGGTTTTTCCATCATAAAAACAGGGCAGTTAGTGTCATCCTGTTTATTTCGACATCTGTATTTCTTGTAGTCTCAGCAGCTATTGTCCTTCCAGCGATCCGATACGAATCGATGATGATGTTGCCCATAGGCCTTTCTTCGTTTTTGTATCTCGAAAACAAAAAAATTGCCAACAGATTTTTTTTAACGCTTTGTGCAATCGGCATCACGATGCTGGCGATTGAGTTGTTTGTAGAAAGTCCGCCGATAGTTGAAGGGCCATTTATTATTTACAATCAGATTGTCATCCTGATGATTTTTATTGTGATTTTCACCAAACTTTTCAACCTGACAGCCCTGTATACCAATCTGCTGAAAGATTCTGAAAACAACGCAAAAAATCTGGTAAAAAGCGAATCCAGATACAGAGATCTGTTTGAAAATGTCAATGAAGGAATTGTACAGATAGATAAGGAAAGAAGAATTATTGCCAGTAACAAAGCTGCGCGGGAGTTGCTGGAAATATCGGGAGAGTATCCTGTGCATGTACTGGATCTGATTCACCCTGATGAAAATGAAAATGCCAGTAAATATTTCAAAATCCTTAAAACAGAAGGGAGATTTTCAGATTTTCAAAGTAAGTTTTCTTTTCCTTCAGGGAAAACCAAATACCTTGAAGTAAGTTCGCTCGGCATATTTGATGAAAACAGAAAACTTATTGGCTCACGCGACATTATCAGAGACATTACAGCAGAGCGGGAATCCGAAATAGCAAGGACGCAAACAGAAGAAAAATACCGTAGTTTATTTGAAAATAACCTTTATGGTATCGCGCTGCTTGATCAGGAAACTCGTTTTCTTGATTTCAACAAAGCCTTCATGGACATGATGGGTTACGATCAGGAAGAACTAAAAGCGCAAAGTGTTGTCTCACTCACAGAAGCGTCTCATGTAAATTACAGCATCCGCAATTTTGAAAAACTAGTAAGGAAAGAGGTCCTCTCATTCACTCAGGAAAAAGAATACGTGCGTAAAAATGGAGATCATTTCCATGCTATTGCAGCGGTAAAAGGAATCTACGATGCTTCCGGAAACTTTATCTCAGCAATTGCAACCGTTCAGGACATCACCGAAAGAATCTGGCAGGAAAAAATCATCCGAAAGCAGGTAACCAACCTGAATGAAAAAAACCTGGAACTGGAAAAATACATCACATCCAATCTGGAGCTGGAAAATTTTGCCTATATCGCTTCCCATGACCTCCAGGCCCCCATCCGATCCATCATCAGTTTTACCCAACTGCTACATCGCACAATGGGGGACAAACTCAATGAAGAAGAGAAAGAATATATGGGATTTATTCTTTCCGCTTCCAACAATATGTATAATCTAATCCGGGATCTGCTCACACTTTCCCGTGTCAATACGACAAAAATTCGTTTAGAAAAGCTGAATCTTCAAAAAATCATATCCGACATAAAACTTGAACTCAAACCAGTTATCGACGAAAAAAATGCAACCATTCATATTGGACAATGCCCGCTGGATATAAGAGGAGACCGGACAAAAATTTATCAGCTATTCCAAAATCTCCTGACCAATGCGATGAAATTTCAAACAAAAGGGAAACGCCCGGAAATTGAAGTCTCCTGCGAAACGCGGCCAGATGACTGGCTTTTTTGCATCAAAGACAACGGAATCGGAATACCTGAAGAGTACCAGGAGAAAATTTTCCTCCTTTTCCGCCGCCTGCACAACAATCATCATTTCGAAGGAACAGGCATAGGCCTGGCTTTATGTAAAAAGATTGTCGCACAGCATAATGGACGCATTTGGGTAACCTCTACCCCCGGCGATGGCAGTCAGTTCTATTTTACCATTGCCAAAGATATTGAAGCAGACTTAAACACGTAA
- the yiaK gene encoding 3-dehydro-L-gulonate 2-dehydrogenase codes for MSRISFLRMHQELVRVLRKFDFSADRADTCARLFSEASLDGVYSHGLNRFPRFVEYIRKGYINVDAIPEKIAAIGVIEQWDGNLGPGNLNAQFCMDRALSIAKTNGMGLVALRNTNHWMRGGAYGWQAAEAGFIGICFTNTQPNMPPWGAKNAVLGNNPLIIALPAPDHPIVLDTAMTQFSFGKIEAYRREGKLLPVPGGFDTRGELTVDPGEIEKSWRALPFGFWKGSGLSLVLDLVASVLSGGMCTVQVGEQGSDEYGLSQVFLAIDPHSVGDPVHYQEVIKKTLMAVHDAEPAREGEQVYYPGERTIQTRKYNIENGIPVDDRFWEEICAM; via the coding sequence ATGTCCAGGATATCTTTTCTGCGTATGCACCAGGAATTAGTCCGGGTGTTGCGTAAGTTTGACTTTTCGGCTGACCGTGCCGATACCTGTGCCCGTTTATTTTCAGAAGCCAGCCTGGATGGTGTTTATTCACATGGGTTAAACCGGTTTCCCCGCTTCGTCGAATATATCCGTAAAGGGTATATTAATGTAGATGCCATCCCCGAAAAAATTGCCGCCATCGGAGTGATAGAACAATGGGATGGCAACCTGGGGCCGGGAAATCTCAACGCACAGTTTTGTATGGATCGTGCCCTCTCTATTGCCAAAACAAACGGTATGGGCCTTGTGGCCCTTCGCAATACCAACCACTGGATGCGGGGCGGCGCATATGGCTGGCAGGCGGCTGAGGCGGGTTTCATCGGTATCTGTTTTACCAACACCCAACCCAATATGCCTCCATGGGGCGCAAAAAATGCCGTCCTCGGTAATAATCCTTTGATCATTGCGCTTCCAGCACCTGATCATCCCATTGTGCTGGATACTGCTATGACCCAGTTTTCTTTTGGCAAAATAGAAGCCTATCGCAGAGAAGGAAAACTGCTCCCTGTGCCAGGTGGTTTTGATACCAGAGGAGAACTCACCGTTGACCCGGGTGAAATAGAAAAATCGTGGCGTGCCCTTCCTTTTGGGTTCTGGAAAGGATCGGGTTTGTCGCTGGTGCTTGACCTTGTGGCGAGCGTTTTGTCCGGGGGAATGTGTACGGTACAGGTTGGGGAACAAGGATCTGACGAATATGGACTGTCCCAGGTATTTTTAGCGATTGACCCACATTCGGTTGGCGATCCGGTCCATTACCAGGAAGTCATAAAAAAAACGCTCATGGCAGTCCATGACGCCGAACCGGCCCGGGAAGGTGAGCAGGTGTATTATCCCGGTGAAAGAACCATTCAGACCCGTAAATATAATATTGAAAATGGTATCCCTGTAGATGACCGTTTCTGGGAAGAAATCTGTGCGATGTAG